Proteins found in one Polyangiaceae bacterium genomic segment:
- a CDS encoding BatD family protein codes for MSRVRVFLTCLVALLAWALPAAAAGGVSLKSQLSTSRPEAGETFTFQLTALVEAGNPMPSAPRLVTPPGITVHGPSISTQSQVSITGGGVRHRMGITATWTLTAPRTGRFRIGPPSVQHEGHRVNGQATVVEVVPAGSAGSRRSPFNPFDPFGMPGFPQIPGFGGDDDQGDDDSDRFDLLPPYPDELKMSRAPDATAFLRAVVHPTHAVVGQQVTLTIYAYGQRGVFRETNTSEPSREAFLAHTLLENSYAERMYQLPIDGQLWYAKKVRELALFPIRSGKLSIGAMRMGFDGRGYPSQGSNKGLVRYSNPLEITVAEPPVAGRPPGYKVGDVGRFTLTANVEPREIVAGEAVSVVAKLEGTGNLPFTLKTPQRQAVEWLDPTTVDDIDARGTTIGGWRKFTYVVRIEEPGEVELGEISLPYWDPDRDAYEVARADLGSVKVKPNPGGYTPPEPKESDALEGIAKARTALGSAADRHQPITDHPWFWGLLLLGPLGVVLVSATAHATGRAREKLGERRESKTRGASRAISDARAAHKAGDRAKAATASERAVLTAIEAAVGLKARGVLREELPSTLAEHGVPKDLAEDVVALLDDADAVRFTGADDDGADFPGRAEGLIARLAKVKSSK; via the coding sequence GTGAGCCGCGTGCGGGTCTTCCTGACGTGCCTCGTGGCGCTGCTCGCCTGGGCCCTGCCCGCGGCAGCGGCCGGTGGCGTGTCGCTGAAGTCCCAGCTCAGCACCTCGCGACCGGAGGCCGGCGAGACCTTCACCTTCCAGCTCACGGCGCTGGTGGAGGCGGGCAACCCCATGCCCTCGGCGCCGCGCTTGGTGACTCCGCCGGGGATCACCGTCCACGGGCCATCGATCTCCACGCAGTCCCAAGTGAGCATCACCGGCGGCGGCGTGCGCCATCGCATGGGTATCACTGCGACCTGGACCTTGACGGCGCCCCGCACGGGGCGCTTTCGCATCGGTCCGCCGAGCGTGCAGCACGAAGGCCACCGGGTGAATGGTCAAGCCACCGTCGTGGAGGTGGTGCCCGCGGGCAGCGCAGGCTCTCGCCGTAGTCCGTTCAATCCCTTCGATCCCTTCGGCATGCCGGGGTTTCCGCAGATCCCCGGATTCGGCGGCGACGACGACCAAGGCGACGACGACTCGGATCGCTTCGACTTGCTGCCCCCATACCCCGACGAGCTCAAGATGAGCCGTGCGCCGGACGCCACCGCATTCCTGCGAGCAGTGGTGCACCCGACCCACGCCGTCGTCGGGCAGCAGGTCACGCTCACGATCTACGCCTACGGCCAACGCGGCGTGTTTCGCGAGACCAACACCTCGGAGCCGAGCCGCGAGGCGTTTCTGGCGCACACCTTGCTCGAGAACTCCTACGCCGAACGCATGTACCAGCTGCCCATCGACGGTCAGCTCTGGTACGCGAAGAAGGTCCGCGAGCTGGCGCTGTTTCCCATTCGCTCCGGCAAGCTGAGCATCGGTGCCATGCGCATGGGCTTCGACGGCCGCGGCTATCCGTCGCAAGGCTCCAACAAAGGGCTCGTCCGCTACAGCAATCCGCTGGAGATCACCGTCGCGGAGCCCCCGGTCGCGGGGCGTCCTCCGGGCTACAAGGTGGGGGACGTCGGGCGTTTCACGCTGACCGCGAACGTAGAGCCACGCGAGATCGTCGCGGGGGAGGCCGTCAGCGTGGTCGCCAAGCTGGAGGGCACGGGCAATTTGCCCTTCACCCTCAAGACTCCTCAGCGCCAGGCGGTGGAATGGCTCGACCCGACGACGGTGGACGACATCGACGCGCGGGGAACGACCATCGGCGGCTGGCGCAAGTTCACCTACGTGGTGCGCATCGAGGAGCCCGGCGAGGTAGAGCTGGGCGAGATCAGTCTGCCGTACTGGGATCCGGACCGAGACGCCTACGAAGTGGCACGCGCCGATCTCGGCAGCGTGAAGGTGAAGCCGAACCCCGGCGGCTACACGCCGCCCGAGCCGAAAGAGTCGGATGCCCTCGAGGGGATCGCGAAGGCGCGGACCGCGCTCGGTTCCGCGGCGGACCGACATCAACCGATCACGGATCATCCCTGGTTCTGGGGATTGCTCTTGCTCGGCCCCCTGGGGGTGGTGTTGGTCAGCGCCACGGCGCACGCCACTGGGCGCGCCCGGGAGAAGCTCGGAGAGCGCCGGGAGTCGAAGACCCGAGGGGCGTCGCGGGCAATTTCCGATGCTCGAGCCGCTCACAAGGCCGGGGATCGGGCCAAGGCGGCAACGGCGTCGGAGCGCGCAGTGCTGACGGCGATCGAAGCAGCCGTGGGGCTCAAGGCCCGCGGCGTGTTGCGCGAAGAGCTGCCGAGCACGCTGGCGGAGCACGGCGTTCCGAAAGACCTCGCCGAGGACGTGGTGGCGCTGTTGGACGACGCGGACGCCGTGCGCTTCACGGGAGCGGACGACGACGGCGCCGACTTCCCGGGCCGCGCCGAGGGGCTGATCGCGCGACTCGCCAAGGTGAAGAGCTCGAAGTGA
- a CDS encoding metallophosphoesterase, translating to MRLSSVGFVVLALTQLAACSGSDEGAVAGSTGGSGGAASGGSGGSGGGGSGGGSGGAPEPKMCEGVELDTSALSFDGTDDAVSMGPASALGLAKFTVEAWVRRDGPGETAGTGVGGLSLVPIAGKGRGEKDGSNLDCNYAFGFWGDVLGADFEDMASGANHPVKGKTKVTWGVWHHVAATFDGQTFSLYLDGQLDGTTATTATPRHDSIQHFGIGTAFNSTGVAAGHLHGAVGELRVWDHARTEAELADGMYDTSVSGSGLVGRWALDSDAADSVGSATGSIDGATFVTPGAPLGKGAPPELDNPSPADGATVTSAGAKLSVDISDPDGDDMSVAFHLRELSTMDDFSIVVLPDTQYYTVEGKGREHFFYDQTKWIMDNYAGYDIAGVIHNGDIVDKGDLTYQWTIADKAMKELEGAVAGLPDGLPYGVGVGNHDEVPNGTADGTANFNKYFGVSRFEGRSYYGGHYGSDNDESWYTFSAGGLDFVVVNLQYNTDPSPAVLSWARSIFEQHPESFGILNSHYIVGSTGNFGAQGKAIYEALKDVDNLQLMTCGHVSAEARRTDTYKGNVIHSMLADYQGRTNGGNGWMRIWELAPASNELTVRTYSPTLDKFETDDDSEFTLPIDLRGAGGPFQVVGEVAHAAVSANVVLADVKPGRTYEWYATVTDCVHSVSTPVSRFTTE from the coding sequence ATGCGACTTTCGAGTGTGGGTTTCGTCGTCTTGGCACTGACGCAGCTTGCGGCGTGCAGCGGGAGCGACGAGGGTGCGGTCGCTGGCAGCACGGGCGGCAGCGGCGGAGCCGCGAGCGGCGGCAGCGGTGGATCGGGCGGCGGCGGGAGCGGTGGGGGTAGTGGGGGCGCCCCGGAACCCAAGATGTGCGAAGGCGTCGAGCTCGACACCAGCGCGCTGTCCTTCGATGGCACCGACGATGCCGTGAGCATGGGTCCTGCGTCCGCTTTGGGCCTCGCCAAGTTCACGGTCGAGGCTTGGGTTCGGCGCGACGGGCCGGGCGAAACTGCCGGCACCGGCGTCGGTGGTCTGTCGTTGGTTCCCATTGCCGGCAAGGGCCGCGGAGAGAAAGACGGCAGCAATCTCGACTGCAACTACGCCTTCGGCTTCTGGGGCGACGTCCTGGGCGCGGATTTCGAGGACATGGCGAGTGGCGCCAATCATCCCGTCAAAGGCAAGACCAAGGTCACTTGGGGCGTGTGGCATCACGTGGCCGCCACCTTCGATGGCCAGACGTTCTCCCTGTATCTGGATGGACAGTTGGACGGCACCACGGCCACGACGGCGACCCCGCGCCACGACAGCATTCAGCACTTCGGTATCGGCACGGCGTTCAACTCGACCGGCGTCGCCGCCGGGCATCTCCATGGCGCCGTGGGCGAGCTCAGAGTCTGGGACCACGCGCGAACGGAGGCGGAGCTCGCCGACGGAATGTACGACACGTCTGTTTCCGGCAGTGGCTTGGTCGGGCGCTGGGCGCTCGACTCCGACGCAGCGGACAGCGTTGGGTCGGCGACGGGGAGCATCGACGGCGCGACGTTCGTCACCCCGGGCGCGCCGCTCGGCAAGGGCGCGCCCCCCGAGCTGGACAACCCATCCCCAGCGGACGGCGCGACCGTTACCAGTGCCGGCGCCAAGCTCTCCGTGGACATCAGCGATCCGGACGGCGACGACATGTCGGTGGCGTTCCACCTGCGCGAGCTGTCCACCATGGACGACTTCAGCATCGTGGTGCTGCCGGACACGCAGTACTACACGGTGGAGGGCAAGGGCCGGGAGCACTTCTTCTACGACCAGACCAAGTGGATCATGGACAACTACGCCGGCTACGACATCGCCGGCGTGATCCACAACGGGGACATCGTGGACAAGGGCGACCTCACCTATCAGTGGACCATCGCCGACAAGGCCATGAAGGAGCTGGAGGGTGCCGTGGCGGGTTTACCCGACGGCCTGCCCTACGGCGTAGGGGTGGGCAATCACGACGAGGTGCCCAACGGCACGGCGGACGGCACCGCGAACTTCAACAAGTACTTCGGCGTCTCGCGCTTCGAAGGACGCTCCTACTACGGCGGCCACTACGGCAGTGACAACGACGAGAGCTGGTACACGTTCTCGGCCGGCGGCCTCGACTTCGTCGTCGTGAACCTGCAGTACAACACCGACCCGAGCCCCGCGGTGCTGAGCTGGGCTCGCAGCATCTTCGAACAGCACCCGGAGAGCTTCGGTATCCTGAACTCCCACTACATCGTGGGAAGTACCGGCAACTTCGGCGCCCAAGGCAAGGCCATCTACGAAGCCCTGAAGGACGTCGACAACCTGCAGCTGATGACCTGCGGACACGTGAGCGCGGAGGCGCGCCGCACGGACACCTACAAGGGGAACGTGATCCACTCCATGCTGGCGGACTACCAGGGGCGTACCAACGGCGGGAACGGCTGGATGAGGATCTGGGAGCTGGCGCCGGCCAGCAACGAGCTGACGGTGCGCACTTATTCACCCACCCTCGACAAGTTCGAGACCGACGACGACAGCGAGTTCACGCTACCCATAGACCTGCGCGGTGCGGGGGGCCCGTTCCAGGTGGTCGGGGAGGTGGCCCACGCGGCGGTGTCCGCCAACGTGGTGCTCGCGGACGTGAAGCCCGGGCGCACCTACGAATGGTACGCGACGGTCACGGACTGCGTGCACAGCGTCTCGACGCCCGTCAGCCGATTCACGACGGAGTGA
- a CDS encoding HupE/UreJ family protein: MRFLLLLLAAWLFALPAHAHDFRPGVLALVESAPGVFDVAWTPPLDSRGEDSNVRVRYPEGCELVDATLTCSHDLAGALRFEGLHSPTMRVAVEVTRLDGTRSEWLVGSSNPSVDPASARPRGVLAWIGLGVLHIYALDHVAFLLGLLLVVRTLRRVVFTVTAFTLAHSLSLALAVLGVIHVPSAPVEATIAASVLLVAREALVDAPTLTHRAPWLVALGFGLVHGLGFASALFELGLPAGMRAGALFGFNVGVELGQLTLVGVYFAVMALTPRKLPRLRALACYAMGGLSALWLIERSLAIFTPS; the protein is encoded by the coding sequence ATGAGGTTTCTGCTGCTCCTGCTCGCGGCGTGGCTCTTCGCGCTGCCTGCCCACGCCCACGACTTTCGCCCGGGGGTGCTCGCGCTGGTGGAATCGGCGCCCGGTGTGTTCGACGTGGCGTGGACGCCGCCCCTCGACAGCCGAGGCGAGGACTCGAACGTTCGGGTTCGCTACCCGGAGGGCTGTGAGCTCGTCGACGCCACGCTCACCTGCAGCCATGACCTTGCCGGCGCGTTGCGCTTCGAGGGACTGCACTCTCCCACGATGCGCGTGGCCGTGGAGGTCACTCGCCTGGACGGCACCCGCAGCGAGTGGCTCGTGGGCAGCAGCAACCCCTCGGTGGATCCGGCCTCCGCGCGCCCTCGTGGTGTGCTCGCCTGGATCGGCCTGGGGGTCTTGCATATCTACGCGCTCGATCACGTCGCGTTCCTCTTGGGCCTGCTCTTGGTGGTGCGCACACTGCGCCGGGTCGTCTTCACGGTGACGGCCTTCACCTTGGCGCATTCCCTCAGCTTGGCCCTCGCGGTGCTAGGCGTCATCCACGTCCCGAGCGCGCCGGTGGAGGCGACCATTGCCGCCAGCGTGTTGCTGGTGGCCCGCGAAGCTCTGGTCGACGCTCCCACCCTGACCCATCGCGCGCCCTGGTTGGTGGCACTGGGCTTCGGTCTGGTTCACGGCCTGGGCTTCGCGAGCGCGCTCTTCGAGCTGGGGCTGCCGGCGGGCATGCGAGCGGGCGCTTTGTTCGGGTTCAACGTGGGCGTCGAGCTCGGCCAGCTGACGCTGGTCGGCGTCTACTTCGCCGTGATGGCGCTGACGCCGCGCAAGCTGCCGCGACTCCGCGCGTTGGCCTGCTACGCGATGGGCGGCCTCTCGGCCCTGTGGCTCATCGAGCGGAGCCTCGCGATCTTCACTCCGTCGTGA
- a CDS encoding peptidyl-prolyl cis-trans isomerase produces the protein MKALLREPLVHFLLLGVVLFGAEHLLHPGPKDETIVVSSELENELFDAYTRANGHPPSEERKAALVSRWIDEEVLYREGKKRGLGQDDPRVRARIADKMGFVLSKKAVLPKPSEAELRQWFAEHRDKWAKAAQVDFIQVFISGNDETARKRADALLNQLREGADPGGLGDRFSGGRHYRRRSIESLRAAFGDEFVRGLREQQSGSWSLRESRFGLHLVRVERWTAATAPTLADVRQQVLDDYQRAQKDEALAREVSALRQRYRIRKQP, from the coding sequence GTGAAGGCTCTGCTGCGCGAGCCCCTAGTGCACTTCTTGTTGCTCGGAGTGGTGCTCTTCGGCGCCGAGCACCTGCTGCACCCGGGCCCCAAGGACGAGACCATCGTCGTCAGCTCGGAGCTCGAGAACGAGCTCTTCGATGCCTACACGCGGGCCAACGGTCACCCACCGAGCGAAGAACGCAAGGCGGCGCTGGTGTCGCGCTGGATCGACGAGGAGGTCCTGTATCGCGAGGGCAAGAAGCGTGGCCTCGGTCAGGACGATCCGCGCGTGCGCGCCCGCATTGCCGACAAGATGGGCTTCGTGCTTTCGAAGAAGGCGGTGCTCCCGAAGCCCTCCGAAGCGGAGCTTCGGCAGTGGTTCGCGGAGCATCGCGACAAATGGGCGAAGGCCGCGCAGGTGGACTTCATCCAAGTCTTCATTTCAGGGAATGACGAGACGGCGCGGAAACGCGCGGACGCGCTCCTGAACCAGCTGCGAGAAGGTGCAGACCCGGGGGGCCTTGGGGACCGCTTCAGCGGGGGGCGCCACTATCGCCGTCGCAGCATCGAGAGCCTGCGCGCGGCCTTTGGCGACGAGTTCGTGCGCGGCCTGCGCGAGCAGCAAAGCGGAAGCTGGTCCCTCCGGGAGTCACGCTTCGGGCTGCACCTGGTGCGCGTGGAGCGCTGGACCGCGGCCACGGCCCCCACCCTCGCCGACGTTCGCCAGCAGGTGCTGGACGACTACCAGCGAGCGCAAAAGGACGAGGCGCTGGCGCGCGAGGTGTCCGCTCTTCGGCAGCGGTATCGCATCCGGAAGCAGCCATGA
- a CDS encoding VanW family protein translates to MQTARRRRRWLLLALAPLLLVVVAFALDRALSENEILRGVWVGDLALSGLTKNQAKERVRELGARLGSLPVPVKVRGKLYEISPKSFGFAVDVDATVERAFAVGRNTSLPSQLGWWLAGWVKANRLELSANVSDAALTDAIAGVEARAVDDLPFAGRVRFDGSRVQAELPRSGHRVSRDQGAELVLAQAKRLTRTAVELPLEEAAPSTADGAVKAAARRASELLSGDVTLVSLEGDAKISFHRADLGRALVSAISDDGHQLELTFDAKTIDGLLASYRKESERPPEDASFAIDGDKVSVVPSRPGTLLSATRVADAVLEAASSKARVGVLPLVRGEPPKLSTEDALALRIKGLVSQFTTFHPCCQPRVDNIHRIADILDGYIVRPGEIVSLNAAVGPRTKKNGFVAAPTIEEGEMVDSLGGGVSQFATTFFNALLRGGYDILERQPHSYYFSRYPMGHEATLSWPKPDIIFKNDTEAGMLIKTSYSGTSITVKVYGDNGGRKVRLTRSAQFDTKKPPVELIPDEDVPPDEEKVKESGQIGWSVIVGRVIRFADGHEKEEKRKVIYSPRVRRVRVHPCRIPEGEPGYTGKDCPVPDAGTEPDAGP, encoded by the coding sequence ATGCAAACTGCACGCCGCCGGCGGCGGTGGCTGCTGCTGGCCCTCGCGCCTTTGCTGTTGGTAGTCGTCGCTTTCGCTTTGGATCGTGCGCTGTCAGAAAACGAGATCTTGCGCGGCGTGTGGGTCGGGGATCTGGCGCTTTCCGGATTGACGAAGAACCAAGCGAAAGAGCGAGTGCGCGAGCTCGGTGCGCGCCTCGGTTCCCTGCCGGTTCCGGTCAAGGTACGCGGCAAGCTGTACGAGATCAGTCCCAAGTCCTTTGGCTTCGCCGTGGACGTGGACGCCACCGTGGAGCGGGCCTTCGCCGTCGGGCGAAACACGTCGCTCCCGTCGCAGCTCGGCTGGTGGCTCGCCGGCTGGGTGAAGGCGAATCGTCTGGAGCTCAGCGCCAACGTGAGCGACGCGGCGCTGACGGACGCCATTGCCGGCGTGGAGGCGCGTGCGGTGGACGACCTGCCCTTTGCCGGTCGCGTACGCTTCGACGGAAGCCGGGTGCAGGCCGAGCTGCCGCGCTCGGGCCACCGGGTGAGCCGCGACCAGGGCGCGGAGCTGGTACTGGCTCAGGCCAAGCGCCTGACCCGTACCGCCGTGGAGCTGCCTCTGGAAGAAGCCGCGCCCTCGACGGCGGACGGTGCGGTCAAGGCCGCCGCGCGCCGTGCTTCCGAGCTGCTCTCCGGGGACGTCACGCTGGTGAGCCTGGAGGGTGACGCGAAGATCTCGTTTCACCGTGCAGATCTCGGCCGTGCGCTCGTGAGCGCGATCAGCGACGACGGTCACCAGCTGGAGCTCACCTTCGACGCGAAGACCATCGACGGGTTGCTCGCGAGTTATCGCAAGGAGAGTGAGCGCCCGCCCGAGGACGCATCTTTCGCCATCGATGGCGACAAGGTCAGCGTGGTTCCGAGCCGTCCCGGCACCCTCTTGTCGGCAACTCGCGTGGCAGATGCCGTGCTCGAGGCGGCCAGCTCCAAGGCGCGCGTGGGCGTGCTGCCGCTGGTTCGCGGCGAGCCCCCCAAGCTCAGCACGGAGGACGCCCTGGCGCTGCGCATCAAGGGCCTCGTGAGCCAGTTCACGACGTTTCACCCGTGCTGCCAGCCGCGCGTGGACAACATCCATCGCATCGCGGACATCCTGGACGGCTACATCGTTCGTCCGGGGGAAATCGTGAGCTTGAACGCGGCGGTGGGCCCGCGCACGAAGAAGAACGGCTTCGTCGCCGCGCCCACCATCGAAGAAGGCGAGATGGTGGATTCCCTGGGCGGAGGCGTGAGTCAGTTCGCCACCACGTTCTTCAACGCGCTCTTGCGCGGTGGCTACGACATCCTCGAACGCCAGCCCCACAGCTACTACTTCTCCCGCTATCCGATGGGCCACGAGGCGACGCTGTCTTGGCCCAAGCCCGACATCATCTTCAAGAACGACACCGAAGCGGGCATGCTGATCAAGACCAGCTACTCCGGCACCAGCATCACCGTGAAGGTGTACGGCGACAACGGAGGGCGGAAGGTCCGCCTCACTCGTTCGGCGCAGTTCGACACCAAGAAGCCACCGGTGGAGCTCATTCCCGACGAGGACGTGCCGCCGGACGAAGAGAAGGTCAAAGAGAGCGGGCAGATCGGCTGGAGCGTGATCGTGGGTCGCGTGATCCGCTTTGCGGATGGCCACGAGAAGGAAGAGAAGCGCAAGGTCATCTACAGCCCGCGGGTGCGCCGCGTGCGGGTGCATCCGTGTCGCATTCCGGAGGGCGAGCCCGGCTACACCGGCAAGGATTGCCCGGTTCCGGACGCCGGCACCGAGCCGGACGCGGGACCGTGA
- a CDS encoding TerB family tellurite resistance protein, which yields MTEEQRLGRDVFIALAAIGWADGNLDADEADAIVKTAIEAGLELDEIAEIEEATKNPVDIGEIERRGLSKEDRLFVYAVASWMTWLDGEVSDTETAALAKLGDALKVPEKPREHADAIMREVAHQTEDIRPARYDLQALRAIIHERLAEAQRARESS from the coding sequence ATGACGGAAGAGCAGCGGCTGGGTCGGGACGTGTTCATCGCGCTGGCGGCCATCGGCTGGGCCGATGGGAACTTGGACGCGGATGAGGCCGACGCCATCGTCAAGACCGCCATCGAGGCCGGGCTCGAGCTCGACGAAATCGCCGAGATCGAGGAGGCCACCAAGAACCCGGTGGACATCGGCGAGATCGAGCGGCGAGGCCTCTCCAAGGAGGATCGGCTCTTCGTCTATGCCGTGGCCTCTTGGATGACCTGGCTGGACGGCGAAGTCAGCGACACCGAGACGGCAGCGTTGGCCAAGCTGGGGGACGCCCTCAAGGTCCCCGAGAAGCCTCGCGAGCACGCTGACGCCATCATGCGCGAAGTGGCGCACCAGACGGAGGACATCCGTCCGGCACGCTACGACTTGCAGGCGCTGCGCGCGATCATTCACGAGCGCCTCGCCGAGGCGCAGCGCGCGCGCGAATCGTCCTGA
- a CDS encoding SRPBCC family protein: MELIADSTLPFPLERVFSVYRDQLVDLVEFLPNVRRIEIKEHEENGDIVRYVNEWHGGGEIPSAARVVLSESMLSWMDYATWNAKDHTCEWRIQTHSFKEAVSCAGKNRFVEVEGGTRLEIRGEILIDATKIKGVPRLLSKSVSKTVEDFLVKKITPNLLSVSQGLERYLEKHP, translated from the coding sequence ATGGAACTCATCGCAGACTCGACCCTCCCCTTCCCGCTCGAGCGGGTGTTCTCCGTCTATCGCGATCAGCTCGTCGATCTGGTCGAGTTCTTGCCGAACGTGCGCCGAATCGAGATCAAGGAGCACGAGGAGAACGGAGACATCGTACGCTACGTCAACGAGTGGCACGGCGGCGGGGAGATCCCCTCGGCCGCGCGCGTGGTGCTCAGCGAGTCCATGCTCTCCTGGATGGACTACGCGACCTGGAACGCCAAGGATCACACCTGCGAGTGGCGCATCCAGACCCACTCCTTCAAGGAAGCCGTGTCCTGCGCCGGCAAGAACCGCTTCGTCGAGGTCGAGGGCGGCACCCGTCTCGAGATCCGCGGCGAAATCTTGATCGACGCCACCAAGATCAAGGGCGTCCCACGCCTGTTGAGCAAGAGCGTGAGCAAGACCGTGGAAGACTTTTTGGTGAAGAAGATCACGCCCAATCTGCTCAGCGTGAGCCAGGGCCTCGAGCGCTACCTGGAAAAACACCCATGA
- the moaD gene encoding molybdopterin converting factor subunit 1: MTVEVLYFAAVRDLVGKGEERLTLPEGMRTLSDLVAHIQSVHPELLGRLTGVRFAIDEEFANLDAALHPDAVVAVIPPVAGG; encoded by the coding sequence ATGACGGTGGAGGTGCTGTATTTCGCCGCGGTCCGCGATCTCGTGGGCAAGGGCGAAGAGCGCCTCACGCTTCCGGAAGGCATGCGCACCCTCTCGGATCTGGTGGCACACATCCAGAGCGTGCATCCGGAGCTCCTCGGACGACTCACGGGAGTGCGCTTCGCCATCGACGAAGAGTTCGCGAACCTGGACGCGGCGCTTCACCCGGACGCCGTGGTGGCCGTGATTCCGCCGGTCGCGGGCGGCTGA
- a CDS encoding MATE family efflux transporter, with product MAEDRILEGPLARTVARFGTPLALGMGLQTTFNLVDAYLIARLGPEVAGPALGAIGICDQLAALGTIVSYGLSVATAAIMSRRWGQGDEAGARKVAWQSLLLVLGLSALFGIVGGFGAHVLMADVVGAKGEVAELGTRYLRVMVGGSFTIFLLLHLTTIQRALGSSKTPVSMLITANAVNLVLAVLLVYGPGEAPPVFAWAPPVARALGLPRMELMGAAWATIIARLIVLVPLVVIIVRRFGLFLGDSRARPEKKTLASIWRIGWPSSAQLVVRITAMLFVHSLVARAFTTPEDQSATTALGIVFRLETMALFIGLGWGSAAQTFMGQNLGADKKHRAKLSGWYAAAYNAAMMALLAVAYRVYGHEIIAFFDAAPATVADGQSYMQWVGPSYVGLGLGIVLGSAIQGAGATRQTLLLDSLVVFVFQIPVSLLVVGVLDLGIERLWQVVAVTYFAFAITYVVAYRRGSFLGTVIP from the coding sequence ATGGCTGAAGATCGCATCCTGGAAGGGCCCCTCGCGCGCACCGTGGCGCGCTTCGGAACGCCGTTGGCCTTGGGCATGGGACTGCAAACCACCTTCAACCTGGTGGACGCCTATCTCATCGCGCGCCTGGGACCCGAGGTGGCCGGACCGGCGCTGGGCGCCATCGGTATCTGCGATCAGCTCGCCGCCCTGGGTACCATCGTGAGCTACGGCCTGTCCGTCGCCACCGCGGCGATCATGAGCCGGCGTTGGGGTCAAGGCGACGAAGCCGGCGCGCGCAAGGTGGCGTGGCAGTCGTTGCTCCTGGTGCTCGGCCTCTCGGCGCTGTTCGGAATCGTGGGCGGCTTTGGTGCCCACGTGCTGATGGCGGACGTGGTGGGCGCCAAGGGCGAGGTGGCCGAGCTCGGCACGCGCTACCTACGGGTGATGGTGGGCGGCAGCTTCACCATCTTCCTGCTCCTGCATCTGACCACGATTCAACGCGCCCTCGGCAGCAGCAAGACTCCGGTGAGCATGTTGATCACCGCCAACGCCGTGAACCTCGTGCTCGCGGTGCTCCTGGTCTACGGCCCCGGGGAAGCGCCACCGGTGTTCGCCTGGGCGCCGCCCGTCGCTCGTGCCCTCGGGTTGCCGCGCATGGAGCTGATGGGCGCCGCGTGGGCCACCATCATCGCCCGGCTGATCGTGCTCGTGCCGCTGGTGGTCATCATCGTGCGGCGCTTCGGGCTCTTTCTCGGAGACTCTCGCGCTCGTCCGGAGAAGAAGACGCTGGCGTCCATTTGGCGTATCGGTTGGCCGTCGAGCGCGCAGCTGGTGGTGCGCATCACGGCCATGCTGTTCGTACATTCGCTGGTGGCCCGCGCCTTCACCACGCCGGAAGATCAGTCTGCCACCACGGCCCTCGGCATCGTGTTCCGTCTGGAAACCATGGCGCTGTTCATCGGTCTCGGCTGGGGCAGCGCTGCGCAGACCTTCATGGGTCAGAACCTGGGTGCCGACAAGAAACACCGCGCGAAGCTCTCGGGCTGGTACGCCGCCGCCTACAACGCCGCGATGATGGCGCTCCTGGCCGTGGCCTACCGCGTGTACGGCCACGAGATCATCGCCTTCTTCGACGCCGCGCCGGCCACCGTCGCCGACGGCCAGAGCTACATGCAGTGGGTGGGCCCCTCCTACGTGGGCCTCGGTCTCGGCATCGTGCTCGGCTCCGCGATCCAGGGCGCCGGCGCCACGCGGCAGACGCTGCTCCTCGACTCCCTGGTGGTGTTCGTGTTCCAGATCCCCGTCAGCCTGTTGGTCGTCGGCGTGCTCGACTTGGGCATCGAACGGCTGTGGCAAGTGGTGGCCGTCACCTACTTCGCCTTTGCCATCACCTACGTCGTGGCCTACCGCCGCGGCTCGTTCCTGGGCACCGTCATCCCCTGA